The Hemicordylus capensis ecotype Gifberg chromosome 5, rHemCap1.1.pri, whole genome shotgun sequence nucleotide sequence TATTGGGCGAATTTTCATTCTAACAACTCGGAGAGAGTAATCTGAGGGCTTGAAGGGTACCCAGACGATTCCATTTTCTATCTCAAATGGAATGTTGTTCCTTGGGTCGTACTGACCCCCTGAGTAGTAAATCCCATTGAGATTAGCAGCTTGGCAATTGTTGTACCACCAGCCACCTCCATAGACCTCGGCGCAGTTTTCTTCCCACTGGTCATTGTCTCTGTCAAAGGTGCTAAACTTCATGTTAGCATGTGCTGTGTATTCACTGCCTTCTTCCTCTGAGCCTATGACCAGAGCATCCCCAGCTGTTCCCTCATAATCTGAGACATGGAGACTATAACCTTCCGATTCAGAGCTTACATGGATATTATATTCTGCATAAGCTTCATTGCCCTCCCAGTCCTCTATTTCAACTCGAAGGACGCTGTCCTTCTGGGTCAGTATATGGAGATTTTCATTGCCCAACCAGAACTCTCCTTTCCCTTTGCCATCCACGCTGCCGAAACCTCTCTTGTAGTCTTCCCAGGTCCGGTTAAAATTCAAGGACCCATCCCATCTCTGTTGGATCAGAAGCCATCCTCCCAAGCCATCCTCTTGGTCGCAATAAACTGAAAAAACCTTAGCGGATCCTGCTGGCTTGATTCTGAAAATGCCACTTTTGGCACCAGAAGTGTGTTTCTGGTGGATatcctcacagtctaaaaaaacaaAGTTGATCTGGTTGACAGAAGTTTTCAGTTAAGTTTTATCAAAGGCTCACAGGCCTTTATAAAATCCAAACAGTAATAATGCTGAAGAGAACTTGCTAAGCTTAATTATGTGCAACACTGGAAAGATATCTTGCACCTTACCCTCCCGCTCTACTGATTACTTGCATGCAAATTTTAATTGCAGATGGTATTGTGCATGCAACTGCTTTGCGATCCAATTACTAATGGTAAGAAGTCATCAACCCCACCTTTCCTAAATGGCGACACATTGCTTTTATTGCTTAAACAATGAAATGGATTGCAGTAACTGGCTGTACAGCCAGTGTGTCAGTTTGGCTGCAAACTGGACTCACTTCTGCTCCCTCAGTAATTATTTTTCAGGAGTCGAGTGGATACCTGTCCCGATGTAGCTTTCCCCCAGCTTTACTCCTCCAGCGTTCAAGCTGCGTGCTCGAAAATCAGGATTATCCTCTTCACTCTCATCATGTTGCACTTCAGCTAATGCCTCCTCCACTGTAGGAAATTTTAAGGACTTGGTTTCAAAAGTGGAACCCCCTTTATTGAAGCCACTAGTACTACTGCTGCTGGACACAACTGTCCTGGAATGAGATGAACTGCTGCTTGTCTTGCTAGAATGGAAATCAGGAGAAGGTTGGTCAAATGCTGAAAAATTgtcctcttctccctctcctagGTCACTAAAAGCATCAGTTCCTTCAATAGTCACCCTGTGGCTGCTGGTTCCTGTGTGAGATTTGCTACCAGAACTGGGTGCGAAAAAATCTTTCACTTCTGGATGCAAGGAAGTGAAGTCAGGCGATCCACTTCCACCACCGGTGTAGTGCACTCTGATATGGGAGGAGCTTCCTGTTTCTCCGGCTAATGACCGAGAGCAGTCGGTACCTTCAGGGGTTTTATAATCTTCAGTCTCCTCAACTCTGGTAGAGCCATCAGGGTTACTAATCACTTTTCTGGTGATTTTTTTGATGCATATGCGGCCCATGTGAGTAGAATGAGGTTGTTCGACCTCCAAAAGAGAGACCCCCCTTTCCGAACCAGAAGTGACTAGCTTGCTAGTGGGTGCTCCAGCTGGATCTTCTAAGACTACTTCAGACAGCTTAATTAGCTTAAGGGTGTTTGCTTCTTGTTCTGTCAGAGGAGAAGTTTTAAAGTGTGAAGGCGCAGTAGAGTCCTTCAGTGGTCTAATTTTCAGGATCTTTAAGGGTGCAGCTTGCAATTCTGGTTGCAGGTTGATGGAACTGGCTTGGACAAGAAGCTTCTGTATGTTGTCGTAGCTCTCTGTGTCCACATGATAGTTGTATCCTCGAGCACAGGACCCTTTGCAGCCGCGTATCTTAATATCAATGTCCACCTAGGCAGAAAgatggatgggggggggattaGCACTTACACTTTTAATTTATTTGCTCTCCCAAACAGTGTTCAGTGAAGAAGATTTCAGTGAAgaagaatttcttcttcttctgtgtgcagaatgagttttgttctgggtggcagtatcaaggcagtgtatgtgcatgtgcattcagagtggggccttcctaattcaacctgagtgggatttagaattaactgagcggacattaaaaaaacttttgtGCGCTCACATgtatgcatgccttagagggaacactgcccccaaagCAGTTGCATCCTTGATCATGTTAAACAGGTAATCCTCAAATTCTTTTCAATTGAGTCCTCTCACTAGTTTCAGTGAGCCTCCTTGGAAAGTGCTAGGTATGCTGAAGCCATTATCCAAGGATAGGTTTACACTTCACCAATTGTGAATCCATTTCAGATTGATTTACCTGTCCCAAAAGTGAAACccataacaacaataacaacaacaacttatttgttagtcaccccataacaaattattatcTAGGTAGCTCACATTGTAATTTGTACTATGTTATACAATGTGTATTGTACAAAGGAGATAAAGTTCTTTTACAAATGATTAACCGCTGCTAACTGAACAGAGAGGCACATTTTATAGTGGTAATTCtattatgtttagcaggggggagagcaactggtgctatccaactccagcacaacatccttccaccAAGTTGGTGCTCTACttaatgtttcttttagattctgagccctttgggacagggaaccatcttatttattatgtatgtttctttgtaaacagctttgatcacttttgttgaaaactgttatataaatattcacagtattCATAGTATTCTCAGTACCCTCCCCCAAAAGATGATTCACATCATGGTTATTTGGAGGAAACCATGACAGACTGGTTTCAAGCCAGTTTAAACTGATCATGAAAGTCTGCTCTGTGTCTGGTTTTGGAGGGCTGCATCTCTCTTTATCTAGTGGAGATACTTTTTAAATCTGTCTGTTGGGTGAGTTACCCAGTGCAGAATCAGCCACTTTTGTTTTTGATGGAGGAAGTCACAGGTAGGAATGCCAGACACAGCTAAGGCACAATGAGACATCCTTGTCTCCAATCAGCTTTGGGGAAAACAGATAATGGCACAACCTACCTCCAAACGCTTCAGCTCTCCAACCTGATTTCGGATGGTGTTTCGCAGCACATTAATTCTATTTACTTGCTCAGTAACTCTCTGTTTCAGGATCTCAAGTCTCCTTCTCAGATCATCAGATACTTGCCCATAGTTATCACCTGCCTCTGAAACAACAGTCGTAATAACCATGAGCTTCCCCCCCTTATAGCAGTTGTTTAAAGATATCAATGGACCTAAAATACGAATTCATCACTTAAAATGTGTACAGTGTTAGGTGGAGTAAAGTTAGCAATAGAAACTCATCTTGGTTAAAGATGCTGGTTGACATTCAGACTGACACTGCAcctctaaaaatatgtccctgagagtcctacaatcctcaaggacatatttttgggaggcacagtgtgagtgtgagtgtgatgtgagtgttaagacctggagctaccagaacagcatgtctttctcagggaaggggagattggcaaaatttCCCCCTGCTTCATTGTGCATGcaacgcccccccccgccccccaatattttttttttagcatatgcagtgttagtctggatgtcagcctctggctAGAATCTAAAGATCTCTTCAGTATGCACAGAACCAAAATACATGCATCTACATTATATGTGTATGCTGTATTCCCTGTTTTTCTTCCAACCCACTGTTCCTTGTGTTGCATCAGAAGCCACCCCTGTATCAAATGGTGCAGGGGCAGCTacaggtgggtgggggatccacaCTCTCTGCATGTATGGACATTCGACATATGTCCTTTTGGATCCTAAcattgttatttttcttttcttttcacaacaagCCATCTCTGTGTTCCATTAATCTTAGTTAGACCTTCT carries:
- the FGA gene encoding fibrinogen alpha chain yields the protein MLQRRFFCLLLCFSIGWASENGSTFEDLGGGVRGSRLGEQKTQTDCTDAKNWPICSDDEWGSKCPSGCRMQGLIEETDQEFSDRINKIRRLLSDNQNSYKQSSVVRQEITAFLERNMVSEQQAGDNYGQVSDDLRRRLEILKQRVTEQVNRINVLRNTIRNQVGELKRLEVDIDIKIRGCKGSCARGYNYHVDTESYDNIQKLLVQASSINLQPELQAAPLKILKIRPLKDSTAPSHFKTSPLTEQEANTLKLIKLSEVVLEDPAGAPTSKLVTSGSERGVSLLEVEQPHSTHMGRICIKKITRKVISNPDGSTRVEETEDYKTPEGTDCSRSLAGETGSSSHIRVHYTGGGSGSPDFTSLHPEVKDFFAPSSGSKSHTGTSSHRVTIEGTDAFSDLGEGEEDNFSAFDQPSPDFHSSKTSSSSSHSRTVVSSSSSTSGFNKGGSTFETKSLKFPTVEEALAEVQHDESEEDNPDFRARSLNAGGVKLGESYIGTDCEDIHQKHTSGAKSGIFRIKPAGSAKVFSVYCDQEDGLGGWLLIQQRWDGSLNFNRTWEDYKRGFGSVDGKGKGEFWLGNENLHILTQKDSVLRVEIEDWEGNEAYAEYNIHVSSESEGYSLHVSDYEGTAGDALVIGSEEEGSEYTAHANMKFSTFDRDNDQWEENCAEVYGGGWWYNNCQAANLNGIYYSGGQYDPRNNIPFEIENGIVWVPFKPSDYSLRVVRMKIRPIETD